One window of the Colletotrichum destructivum chromosome 6, complete sequence genome contains the following:
- a CDS encoding Putative pectin lyase/virulence factor: MKASATLLAAALFYQGAAALPCKGSSAACGAVGWAGPTPVKLAVRADPAPSAFPGAEGFGRNAIGGRTGKVYKVTNLNDSGTGSLRDAVSQPNRIVVFDVGGVIKIDARIVVSKNIYIAGQTAPGGGITVYGNGFSWSNANEAIVRHIRIRMGKSGDSGKDAITIADGKNLIFDHVSVSWGRDETFSISGDVSNVTISSSIISQGLETHSCGGLMQTDGGVSLFRNLYIDNKTRNPKVKGVNDFQNNVVYNWGGGGGYIAGDSDGASYANIINNYFISGPSTSVTAFTRGNANFRGYVKDNFYDSNRDGALNGAALCVSTTCYSNMAIQTTPFAYPAPAKLLTPADAVAHVVSKVGASIARDAVDTALVKELTSYGKSGKLISDEASMGGVGTIEAGTAKKDTDGDGIPDEWETANGLNPNDASDGMKIGAGGYANLEIYVNSLAPAVY, encoded by the exons ATGAAGGCTTCTGCGACTCTCCTGGCGGCCGCCCTCTTCTaccagggcgccgccgctttGCCCTGCAAGGGCTCTTC TGCCGCCTGTGGTGCCGTCGGCTGGGCCGGCCCCACTCCGGTCAAActcgccgtccgcgccgaCCCCGCCCCTTCCGCCTTCCCAGGCGCTGAGGGATTTGGCCGCaacgccatcggcggccgAACTGGCAAAGTCTACAAAGTCACTAACCTCAA CGACTCCGGCACGGGCTCCCTCCGTGATGCCGTCTCCCAGCCGAACCGTATCGTGGTGTTCGACGTCGGCGGTGTCATCAAGATCGATGCCCGCATTGTAGTGTCCAAGAACATCTATATTGCCGGCCAGACCGCTCCAGGAGGT GGCATCACCGTCTATGGCAACGGTTTCTCTTGGTCAAATgccaacgaggccatcgtACGTCATATCAGAATTCGAATGGGCAAGTCCGGCGACAGCGGTAAAgacgccatcaccatcgccgacggcaagaaCCTCATCTTCGACcacgtctccgtctcctGGGGCCGCGACGAGACCTTTTCCATTTCGGGCGATGTCAGCAATGTCACAATTTCTTCCAGTATAATCAGCCAGGGATTGGAAACCCATTCATGCGGAGGACTCATGCAGACTGATGGCGGTGTCTCGCTCTTCCGCAACCTGTACATCGACAACAAGACCCGCAACCCCAAGGTCAAGGGAGTCAACGACTTCCAGAACAACGTCGTCTACAactggggaggaggaggcggctACATCGCTGGCGACTCCGACGGTGCGAGCTacgccaacatcatcaacaactaCTTCATATCCGGGCCCTCCACCTCCGTCACGGCCTTCACGAGGGGTAACGCCAACTTCCGCGGCTACGTCAAGGACAACTTCTACGACTCGAaccgcgacggcgccctcaaTGGTGCCGCTCTTTGCGTATCGACCACCTGCTACTCCAACATGGCCATCCAGACCACCCCCTTCGCCtacccggcgccggcgaagctTTTGacgcccgccgacgccgtcgcccacgTCGTCTCCAAGGTGGGCGCCTCCATTGCtcgcgacgccgtcgacaccgCCCTCGTCAAGGAGCTCACGTCCTACGGCAAGTCTGGGAAGCTCATCTCCGACGAGGCCtccatgggcggcgtcggcaccatcgaggccggcacggccaagaaggacacggacggcgacggcattCCCGACGAGTGGGAGACGGCGAACGGTCTGAACCCCAACGATGCCTCGGACGGCATGAAGATCGGCGCTGGCGGGTACGCCAACCTTGAGATTTATGTCAACTCGCTCGCCCCGGCCGTCTACTAG